A portion of the Glycine max cultivar Williams 82 chromosome 10, Glycine_max_v4.0, whole genome shotgun sequence genome contains these proteins:
- the TGA11 gene encoding bZIP transcription factor TGA10 isoform X2, whose protein sequence is MGFSIAVDKLEEEAQQQQQEQETKSLGSSLNIVMASSSVKSNTNSTTQLEPFLPPLHLHHQQQPPQHHFHHHQIPDQQISFGMMPSSSLASIPGNFLSKDSGAYDLGELDQAFFLYLEGQADPSSVQDQKQNSSSGMRPPPTLNIFPSQPMHAVPPSNSKVNMGLPSTQTSTGSKRQPESSMAKPNPHTEAPSAPEPPKAREGNRKGTTSSSEQEAPKTPDPKTLRRLAQNREAARKSRLRKKAYVQQLESSRIKLNQIEQELQRSRAQGILMGGNTLLGGEQGFPMAMSGISSEAAMFDVEYARWLEEHHRIVCELRAALQEHLHENELRLYVDNCLAHYDQVMSLKSMVAKIDVFHLVFGMWKTPAERCFMWIGGFRPSELIKIILGQIEPLTEQQILGICGLQQSTQEAEEALSQGLDALNQSLSETITSDSLWCPPNMNNYMGQMVVAMNKLSTLESFVRQADNLRHQTIHRLHQLLTTRQAARCLVAISEYFHRLRALSSLWSTHPRQDQ, encoded by the exons ATGGGGTTCTCCATAGCTGTTGATaaattagaagaagaagcacaacaacaacaacaagagcaAGAGACAAAGTCTTTAGGTTCCTCTTTGAATATCGTCATGGCTTCTTCAAGTGTTAAGAGCAATACCAACTCAACAACTCAACTTGAACCATTCCTCCCACCTttacatcttcatcatcaacaacaaccaccacaacatcattttcatcatcatcaaataCCAGACCAACAAATCTCTTTTGGGATGATGCCATCTTCCTCATTAGCTTCTATCCCAGGAAATTTCTT AAGCAAAGATTCTGGAGCTTATGATTTGGGGGAATTGGATCAAGCCTTTTTTTTGTATCTTGAAGGTCAGGCTGACCCTTCTAGTGTTCAAGACCAAAAAC AGAACTCATCATCAGGAATGAGGCCACCACCAACTCTCAACATTTTCCCATCTCAACCTATGCACGCAGTGCCACCATCCAATTCCAAG GTTAACATGGGATTACCCTCCACACAAACCAGCACTGGCTCAAAGAGACAACCAGAGTCATCCATGGCCAAGCCCAATCCACACACTGAAGCCCCTTCTGCACCTGAGCCACCCAAAGCT CGAGAGGGCAATCGCAAGGGAACAACATCAAGCTCTGAGCAGGAAGCACCCAAAACACCAGATCCTAAg ACACTAAGAAGACTTGCTCAGAATAGAGAAGCAGCAAGGAAAAGCAGGCTCAGGAAAAAG GCGTACGTTCAGCAACTAGAGTCAAGTAGGATTAAGCTTAATCAGATAGAACAAGAGTTACAACGTTCTAGAGCTCAA GGCATATTAATGGGCGGAAATACACTTCTGGGTGGGGAGCAAGGCTTTCCTATGGCCATGAGTGGAATTAGCTCAG AGGCTGCAATGTTCGACGTGGAATATGCGAGATGGTTAGAGGAGCACCACCGCATAGTGTGCGAGCTAAGAGCTGCACTCCAAGAACACCTTCATGAGAACGAGCTTCGTTTATATGTGGACAATTGCCTGGCTCACTATGACCAAGTAATGAGCCTTAAGAGCATGGTGGCCAAAATCGACGTATTCCACCTTGTTTTTGGCATGTGGAAGACCCCAGCTGAACGTTGCTTCATGTGGATTGGTGGCTTCAGGCCATCTGAACTCATCAAG ATTATTCTGGGTCAAATTGAGCCTCTTACGGAGCAACAAATACTTGGGATATGTGGGTTGCAACAATCTACACAAGAGGCAGAAGAGGCTCTTTCCCAAGGGCTTGATGCTCTTAACCAATCTCTCTCAGAGACTATAACATCGGACTCTTTGTGGTGTCCTCCAAATATGAATAACTACATGGGACAAATGGTTGTGGCAATGAACAAACTCTCCACTCTTGAAAGCTTTGTGAGACAG
- the TGA11 gene encoding bZIP transcription factor TGA10 isoform X1, with translation MGFSIAVDKLEEEAQQQQQEQETKSLGSSLNIVMASSSVKSNTNSTTQLEPFLPPLHLHHQQQPPQHHFHHHQIPDQQISFGMMPSSSLASIPGNFLSKDSGAYDLGELDQAFFLYLEGQADPSSVQDQKQNSSSGMRPPPTLNIFPSQPMHAVPPSNSKVNMGLPSTQTSTGSKRQPESSMAKPNPHTEAPSAPEPPKAVKREGNRKGTTSSSEQEAPKTPDPKTLRRLAQNREAARKSRLRKKAYVQQLESSRIKLNQIEQELQRSRAQGILMGGNTLLGGEQGFPMAMSGISSEAAMFDVEYARWLEEHHRIVCELRAALQEHLHENELRLYVDNCLAHYDQVMSLKSMVAKIDVFHLVFGMWKTPAERCFMWIGGFRPSELIKIILGQIEPLTEQQILGICGLQQSTQEAEEALSQGLDALNQSLSETITSDSLWCPPNMNNYMGQMVVAMNKLSTLESFVRQADNLRHQTIHRLHQLLTTRQAARCLVAISEYFHRLRALSSLWSTHPRQDQ, from the exons ATGGGGTTCTCCATAGCTGTTGATaaattagaagaagaagcacaacaacaacaacaagagcaAGAGACAAAGTCTTTAGGTTCCTCTTTGAATATCGTCATGGCTTCTTCAAGTGTTAAGAGCAATACCAACTCAACAACTCAACTTGAACCATTCCTCCCACCTttacatcttcatcatcaacaacaaccaccacaacatcattttcatcatcatcaaataCCAGACCAACAAATCTCTTTTGGGATGATGCCATCTTCCTCATTAGCTTCTATCCCAGGAAATTTCTT AAGCAAAGATTCTGGAGCTTATGATTTGGGGGAATTGGATCAAGCCTTTTTTTTGTATCTTGAAGGTCAGGCTGACCCTTCTAGTGTTCAAGACCAAAAAC AGAACTCATCATCAGGAATGAGGCCACCACCAACTCTCAACATTTTCCCATCTCAACCTATGCACGCAGTGCCACCATCCAATTCCAAG GTTAACATGGGATTACCCTCCACACAAACCAGCACTGGCTCAAAGAGACAACCAGAGTCATCCATGGCCAAGCCCAATCCACACACTGAAGCCCCTTCTGCACCTGAGCCACCCAAAGCTGTAAAG CGAGAGGGCAATCGCAAGGGAACAACATCAAGCTCTGAGCAGGAAGCACCCAAAACACCAGATCCTAAg ACACTAAGAAGACTTGCTCAGAATAGAGAAGCAGCAAGGAAAAGCAGGCTCAGGAAAAAG GCGTACGTTCAGCAACTAGAGTCAAGTAGGATTAAGCTTAATCAGATAGAACAAGAGTTACAACGTTCTAGAGCTCAA GGCATATTAATGGGCGGAAATACACTTCTGGGTGGGGAGCAAGGCTTTCCTATGGCCATGAGTGGAATTAGCTCAG AGGCTGCAATGTTCGACGTGGAATATGCGAGATGGTTAGAGGAGCACCACCGCATAGTGTGCGAGCTAAGAGCTGCACTCCAAGAACACCTTCATGAGAACGAGCTTCGTTTATATGTGGACAATTGCCTGGCTCACTATGACCAAGTAATGAGCCTTAAGAGCATGGTGGCCAAAATCGACGTATTCCACCTTGTTTTTGGCATGTGGAAGACCCCAGCTGAACGTTGCTTCATGTGGATTGGTGGCTTCAGGCCATCTGAACTCATCAAG ATTATTCTGGGTCAAATTGAGCCTCTTACGGAGCAACAAATACTTGGGATATGTGGGTTGCAACAATCTACACAAGAGGCAGAAGAGGCTCTTTCCCAAGGGCTTGATGCTCTTAACCAATCTCTCTCAGAGACTATAACATCGGACTCTTTGTGGTGTCCTCCAAATATGAATAACTACATGGGACAAATGGTTGTGGCAATGAACAAACTCTCCACTCTTGAAAGCTTTGTGAGACAG